One Hyphomicrobiales bacterium DNA window includes the following coding sequences:
- a CDS encoding TAXI family TRAP transporter solute-binding subunit, producing the protein MVSSYKALTLFIVAVLVAGLGLLYFYLEDQKIGTLTVDAGPRDGETYFLMQEIAEVVERNSEKMRLKVVSSPPLVQGEATRLKEGVQLTTVLSNTPPIPKTSLIATLYEEVFQIITRTDTGIYRIKDLDGKRLALPPHGTSELEYFWTIGDHYDLFVQNVEWTSMGEMDALNALLNDKVDALFFVGTTRNHATLKLIEEFELRVNAPDLRMLPIGQAPAMGVKRPYIQPFHIEKGTFDGSPPLPSRRLKTGAVLRYLVAESSANPDHVSELTRILFENRFDLSIRFPLANRITQPSLENGIGMPLHEGAERYYTRNEPSFVVEHAEPLALLVTVFAMLSSSLFALKTRFSATQKNRADHFNNEILQLSHSISSAQTVEELNAHKVLLKEMLQRAVKALDIDKVSDEGFQSFAFLWQTTERELDDRMSQLPAETDNRTPNSIAAE; encoded by the coding sequence TTGGTCAGCTCTTATAAAGCTTTGACGCTCTTTATCGTTGCTGTGCTCGTAGCAGGGCTTGGGCTATTATACTTCTATTTGGAAGACCAAAAAATCGGCACCCTTACCGTCGATGCAGGTCCACGCGACGGTGAAACTTATTTTTTGATGCAGGAAATTGCAGAAGTTGTTGAACGCAACTCTGAGAAAATGCGACTAAAAGTCGTTTCATCGCCCCCGCTCGTTCAAGGTGAAGCAACCCGCCTCAAAGAGGGCGTCCAACTCACAACGGTCCTTTCCAACACGCCACCAATTCCAAAAACATCACTGATTGCAACGCTGTATGAAGAAGTGTTCCAAATCATCACGCGCACGGATACGGGCATTTACCGCATAAAAGACTTAGACGGCAAACGCCTTGCTCTTCCACCCCATGGCACATCAGAACTCGAATATTTCTGGACGATTGGAGATCACTACGATTTGTTTGTTCAAAATGTTGAGTGGACATCAATGGGTGAAATGGACGCATTGAATGCTCTTTTGAATGACAAAGTCGACGCCCTGTTTTTTGTTGGAACCACCCGTAATCATGCGACGCTCAAATTAATTGAGGAATTTGAACTGCGCGTAAACGCGCCAGATTTGCGAATGTTACCAATAGGTCAAGCACCAGCGATGGGGGTTAAACGCCCTTATATCCAGCCTTTTCACATCGAAAAGGGCACCTTTGACGGATCGCCACCGCTGCCAAGTCGTCGATTAAAAACCGGCGCCGTGCTTCGCTACTTGGTGGCAGAATCAAGCGCCAACCCAGACCATGTATCAGAGCTAACCCGTATCTTGTTTGAAAACCGTTTTGATTTATCGATCCGCTTTCCTCTCGCAAACCGGATTACTCAACCATCACTGGAAAATGGTATTGGCATGCCACTCCATGAAGGCGCAGAGCGTTATTATACGCGTAATGAACCCAGTTTCGTTGTCGAACATGCTGAGCCGCTTGCCTTGCTCGTCACAGTCTTCGCAATGCTCTCTTCCAGTTTATTTGCGTTAAAAACTCGCTTCTCTGCCACGCAGAAAAATCGAGCAGACCATTTCAATAATGAAATATTGCAACTAAGCCACAGCATATCTTCCGCCCAAACCGTTGAAGAATTAAATGCACACAAAGTACTTTTGAAAGAAATGCTCCAACGTGCTGTAAAAGCTTTGGACATTGATAAAGTCTCCGATGAAGGCTTCCAATCCTTTGCTTTTTTATGGCAAACGACAGAGCGTGAACTCGACGACAGAATGAGCCAATTACCCGCTGAAACCGACAATCGCACGCCAAATTCGATAGCAGCAGAGTAA